The genomic stretch GAAGCTTCTCGAAAACCTTTTGTCAAACGCATGCATGACCAAGGCTTGATTGCTTCAATCTCAGTAGGTGTTAAAGATTATGAGTACGACTTTGTCTCAAGCTTAAAAGATGATGCGCCGGAATTCATTACCATTGATATCGCTCATGGACATTCTGATAGTGTCATTGAGATGATTAAGCACATTAAAAAAGAATTGCCAGATACTTTTGTTATCGCTGGTAATGTTGGAACACCTGAGGCTGTTCGTGAGTTGGAAAATGCAGGTGCTGATGCCACAAAAGTTGGGATTGGTCCTGGTAAAGTTTGTATCACAAAAGTGAAAACTGGTTTTGGAACAGGCGGCTGGCAATTAGCAGCACTACGTTGGTGCGCAAAAGCAGCTCGTAAACCAATTATCGCTGATGGTGGTATTCGTACTCACGGTGACATTGCAAAATCTATTCGTTTTGGTGCGACAATGGTTATGATTGGTTCTCTCTTTGCTGGACACTTAGAAAGCCCAGGAAAATTGGTAGAAGTAGATGGAAAACAATATAAAGAATACTACGGTTCTGCTTCTGAGTACCAAAAAGGAGAACACAAAAACGTTGAAGGTAAGAAAATCTTACTCCCTGTCAAAGGACATCTAAAAGACACACTTGTTGAAATGCAAGAAGATCTTCAAAGCTCTATTTCATATGCTGGTGGTCGTGATTTGCATGCCTTGACACGTGTTGATTATGTTATCGTTAAAAATTCAATCTGGAATGGTGATTCAATTTAGAACAGGAAAGTTGTCATTATTTTCAGAATATTACTTCTTTAATAATAGGACCAATGTCATCTTGAAATCCAAGTTTAAAATGATACAATAGTTCTATCATTAATGTGATGGTTAAAATTCAATATTACTTATTTATGCTACGAATAGGCGTAGCGTTTCTACAAGACACCGTAATGTCTAACAATAAGTCAATTCTCAGTTGCTGTCTGAGAAAACATTTTTGCATACCTGTAAAAATGTGACCGAGTTTTGCAAGAGGTGTTTACAATTCGTAAACACCTCTTTTTATACAATCTGTCTTTGTTTAATGACGCTTGAAA from Streptococcus ruminicola encodes the following:
- the guaC gene encoding GMP reductase, encoding MYNEMPVFDYEDIQLIPNKCIIKSRSEADTHVTLGDYTFKLPVVPANMQTIIDEDIAEKLAKNGYFYIMHRFDEASRKPFVKRMHDQGLIASISVGVKDYEYDFVSSLKDDAPEFITIDIAHGHSDSVIEMIKHIKKELPDTFVIAGNVGTPEAVRELENAGADATKVGIGPGKVCITKVKTGFGTGGWQLAALRWCAKAARKPIIADGGIRTHGDIAKSIRFGATMVMIGSLFAGHLESPGKLVEVDGKQYKEYYGSASEYQKGEHKNVEGKKILLPVKGHLKDTLVEMQEDLQSSISYAGGRDLHALTRVDYVIVKNSIWNGDSI